One window from the genome of Pedobacter schmidteae encodes:
- a CDS encoding RagB/SusD family nutrient uptake outer membrane protein, whose product MKVKIFFPIAIALMSMLGLYSCKKYLDVSPQSAFDEQFVFSNVASTTGALMGVYEQLTGDNGYGSRLSMMYPYDTDEFIGVTNASAPDNNSRDLSRYNLQPTNGQLTLPFQQLYTGVERANICIKNIPAMAMYNNGTETEKQQLRRLYGEALTLRAQFYLELIRNWGDIPAIFEPAIDQADLYLPKTDRDLIYDRLIDDLKQASELVPWRNDAGVAIDERITKGAVKGLRARIALHRGGYSLRRASEQMERKADYLNFYKIARDECAEVMQRREKHNLNPTFQDIFKNYIDAFKIEPNGEVMFEVALGKDISGRIGYYDGPRFYASSGTAQLGNSSVRAVPVYFYAFNALDTRRDVTLAPYYNNADKTKAVQTMVNMVSGKFRADWWNPAPASASQQTGINWPILRFSDVLLMFAEAENELNNGPTAAAKSAYEEVRKRAFKGNENAIGITPSGKDDFFNAIVNERYFEFGGEGIRKYDLIRWNLLGAKIAETRANYTKMLNKEAPYNNLPQSMYYKSASTEVIFSNSLYAPAPVATPVGFTKVAWVSSITAAWITNFAQYFKSNHSELFPLPQSVVESNPKLKQDYGY is encoded by the coding sequence ATGAAAGTAAAAATATTTTTCCCAATAGCCATTGCATTGATGAGTATGCTTGGCCTTTATTCCTGTAAAAAATACCTGGACGTGTCGCCACAATCTGCCTTTGACGAACAGTTTGTATTTAGCAATGTAGCCAGCACAACCGGTGCATTGATGGGTGTTTATGAACAGCTGACAGGCGACAACGGCTATGGTAGCCGCCTGAGCATGATGTATCCCTATGATACCGACGAATTTATTGGCGTAACTAATGCTTCAGCACCCGATAACAATTCGAGGGATTTGTCGAGGTACAATTTGCAGCCTACAAACGGACAGCTCACGCTGCCTTTTCAACAGTTATATACCGGGGTCGAACGTGCGAACATTTGCATTAAGAACATTCCGGCAATGGCAATGTATAACAATGGTACAGAAACCGAAAAACAACAGTTAAGACGCTTGTATGGCGAGGCTTTAACTTTGCGGGCCCAGTTTTACCTGGAGCTGATCAGAAACTGGGGTGATATTCCGGCCATCTTTGAACCTGCAATTGATCAGGCAGATCTTTACCTGCCCAAAACAGATCGCGACTTGATTTACGATAGGCTAATTGACGACCTTAAGCAGGCATCCGAACTGGTACCCTGGCGCAATGACGCTGGGGTAGCCATTGATGAGCGGATTACCAAAGGGGCAGTTAAAGGACTAAGGGCAAGAATTGCGCTTCACAGAGGAGGTTATTCGCTTAGAAGGGCCTCAGAACAAATGGAACGTAAGGCAGATTACCTCAACTTTTATAAAATAGCCCGCGACGAGTGTGCTGAGGTAATGCAACGCAGGGAGAAACATAATCTGAACCCTACATTTCAGGATATATTTAAAAATTACATTGATGCTTTTAAGATTGAACCCAATGGGGAAGTGATGTTTGAAGTGGCCTTAGGGAAGGACATTAGTGGAAGGATAGGCTATTATGATGGCCCCCGTTTTTATGCCTCCTCGGGTACTGCACAGCTGGGTAATAGTTCTGTAAGGGCTGTCCCGGTTTATTTTTATGCCTTTAACGCTTTGGATACCAGGCGGGATGTAACCCTGGCACCTTATTACAATAATGCCGATAAAACGAAAGCTGTTCAAACAATGGTAAATATGGTTAGCGGGAAGTTCAGGGCCGATTGGTGGAATCCGGCCCCGGCTTCTGCCAGTCAGCAAACCGGAATAAACTGGCCAATTCTGCGCTTTTCAGATGTGCTGCTGATGTTTGCAGAAGCGGAGAATGAACTGAACAATGGACCAACCGCGGCGGCAAAATCGGCTTATGAGGAAGTACGAAAACGTGCCTTCAAAGGCAACGAAAACGCCATTGGCATCACACCATCGGGCAAAGATGATTTCTTTAACGCCATTGTAAATGAACGTTATTTTGAGTTCGGGGGCGAGGGTATCCGTAAGTACGACCTCATTCGCTGGAACCTGCTGGGTGCTAAGATTGCCGAAACCAGGGCCAACTACACGAAAATGTTGAATAAGGAGGCCCCTTACAATAATCTTCCACAAAGCATGTATTATAAATCGGCTTCAACAGAAGTGATTTTTAGCAATTCGTTGTATGCACCTGCACCTGTGGCTACGCCTGTGGGCTTTACCAAGGTGGCCTGGGTTAGTTCCATTACCGCAGCATGGATTACCAATTTTGCCCAATATTTTAAATCCAATCATAGTGAACTGTTTCCATTGCCACAGTCTGTAGTAGAGTCAAATCCTAAGCTGAAGCAAGATTATGGATACTAA
- a CDS encoding TonB-dependent receptor, translated as MKRFLQVFIVLLHLASISFSQQQSRTISGKVMSQAEDELLPGVSVAVKGPQTIATSTDVNGAFKLTVPSSGEITLVFKYLGYKPREVKVSDEKDLAVRLQPEAYMLNEVVTIGYKTLQRKDITGAVASVNARQLKDIPVNSAAEALAGRLAGVQITSNEGMPGADVRVLIRGGGSITQSNSPLYVIDGVQVEDGLSSIAPTDIESVEVLKDASETAIYGARGANGVVVVTTKGGKEAKTRVSYDGFVGLAQLQNKLEVMSPYDFVLRQYERSRGLTNTEAAFEQVYGTFANIGNYKNVSPIDWQEKTFGRDAISQTHTVGITGGGKATTFNVSYTNNSQQGIMLNSKFNRQLFNLKLDHRANDKLRTGFGARYNSQRINGAGVSTSEATATYSLLRHTIKYKPLNINGVSDDVLDEDYYNETNSGNGLGVLNPIQLSDAQYRNRPSDNLNINGYLNYILAKGLSFRSTAGVNFNNTTINAFDDYFTSNARTNGSGLPIVNINNTKRFSLNNSNVLTYTFKKGANNFSALLGQEIYNLKDELKLDQLKLFPLGITPEKALGQLSLGQSSPLFPSNVINESRLLSFFTGLNYSFNDKYLAKFSFRTDASSKFAADKRWGYFPSGSLGWRISKEDFMKDVSFISDLKLRASYGASGNNRIDDFLYLTTFSTNAKYALNEIVTPGYSSSSLANKNLKWETTVTQNIGLDIALWDNRLQLNIDAYKNKVKDLLLRVRIPAISGYVTQLQNVGQTSNRGLEFQLNAIPVQQKDFSWTTNFNIAFNRNKIDKLATASSYLPSPAVSFVSGQPSDYIVQVGKPVGSMYGYVSDGFYTVNDFNYDVATQVYTLKPGVADGSGVLGTAQPGWMKLKDRDGNNIINENDKDIIGDATPKFSGGFNQQFSYKNFDLSMFVNFVVGNDIYNANKIEFTNSYTPNTNMLAVMKDRWKTIDANGNVVQKVTVTGGVAQVTGIPPDQLAALNQDAKIWQPITGTGAFYPTSWAVEDGSFLRLNNITLGYTFPVKLLSKAKINKLRVYATANNVAVITGYSGFDPEVNVRSSDPVTPGVDYSAYPRSRTYIFGINLSL; from the coding sequence ATGAAGAGATTTTTACAAGTATTTATTGTTTTGCTGCATTTGGCCAGCATTTCTTTTTCACAGCAGCAAAGTAGAACCATTTCGGGTAAAGTAATGAGCCAGGCAGAAGATGAGCTGTTGCCCGGCGTATCGGTAGCCGTTAAGGGACCACAAACAATTGCAACAAGCACTGATGTAAATGGCGCATTTAAGTTGACGGTGCCGAGCAGCGGAGAAATTACACTGGTATTTAAATACCTGGGGTATAAGCCCAGAGAGGTAAAAGTTAGCGACGAAAAGGACCTTGCGGTAAGGCTGCAGCCGGAAGCTTATATGTTAAACGAAGTGGTAACCATAGGTTATAAAACGTTGCAGCGTAAAGATATTACGGGAGCTGTGGCCTCGGTAAATGCCCGGCAGTTGAAAGATATACCAGTCAACTCGGCTGCCGAAGCCCTGGCAGGCAGACTGGCAGGCGTGCAGATTACCTCCAATGAGGGCATGCCTGGTGCTGATGTAAGAGTATTGATCAGGGGCGGAGGATCGATTACGCAAAGCAATTCACCACTTTATGTGATAGATGGGGTGCAGGTTGAGGATGGATTATCCAGCATTGCGCCAACTGATATTGAATCTGTTGAAGTACTCAAAGATGCCTCTGAAACGGCAATTTATGGTGCCCGGGGTGCCAATGGTGTGGTGGTGGTGACTACAAAAGGAGGGAAGGAAGCAAAAACAAGGGTAAGTTATGACGGTTTTGTAGGGCTGGCCCAATTGCAAAATAAACTGGAAGTGATGAGCCCCTATGATTTTGTATTGCGACAATACGAAAGATCGAGAGGCCTGACCAATACTGAAGCTGCTTTTGAGCAGGTGTATGGTACTTTTGCCAATATAGGCAACTACAAAAATGTAAGCCCGATAGACTGGCAGGAGAAAACTTTTGGTCGCGATGCCATTTCGCAAACACATACGGTAGGTATTACCGGCGGGGGTAAAGCAACCACTTTTAACGTCAGCTACACTAACAATTCTCAGCAGGGCATTATGCTCAATTCTAAATTCAACAGGCAGCTTTTTAATTTAAAACTAGACCACCGGGCCAACGATAAATTGAGGACAGGCTTTGGTGCCAGGTATAATAGCCAAAGGATCAATGGTGCTGGTGTATCTACCAGCGAAGCTACTGCAACCTATAGCCTGCTGCGTCATACCATCAAGTATAAACCTTTGAATATAAACGGTGTGAGTGATGATGTGCTTGATGAGGACTATTATAATGAGACCAATTCGGGGAACGGGTTGGGGGTGTTAAATCCTATTCAGCTAAGTGACGCCCAGTACCGAAACAGGCCGTCCGATAACCTGAATATCAACGGATACCTCAATTATATATTAGCAAAAGGGCTTTCTTTTCGCTCTACAGCCGGGGTGAATTTCAACAATACTACTATTAACGCTTTTGATGATTATTTTACTTCTAATGCCCGCACTAATGGCAGTGGTCTGCCTATTGTTAACATCAATAATACCAAACGTTTTAGTCTCAATAACTCCAATGTGCTTACTTATACATTTAAAAAAGGTGCAAATAACTTTAGTGCCTTGTTGGGGCAGGAGATTTACAATCTAAAAGATGAGCTGAAGCTGGATCAGTTGAAGCTTTTCCCTTTGGGCATTACGCCCGAAAAGGCATTGGGACAGCTTAGTCTGGGACAAAGTTCGCCACTTTTTCCAAGCAATGTAATTAACGAAAGCCGGCTGCTTTCCTTTTTTACAGGTTTAAATTATTCTTTTAACGATAAATACCTGGCCAAGTTCAGCTTCAGGACCGATGCTTCCTCCAAGTTTGCTGCCGATAAAAGATGGGGCTATTTTCCTTCAGGGTCACTGGGTTGGAGAATATCAAAGGAAGATTTTATGAAAGATGTATCCTTTATTTCTGATTTGAAATTGCGTGCCAGCTATGGCGCTTCAGGAAATAACAGGATTGACGATTTTCTGTACCTGACCACTTTTTCAACCAATGCTAAATATGCCTTGAATGAAATTGTAACCCCTGGATATAGTTCTTCCAGTCTGGCCAATAAGAACCTGAAGTGGGAAACTACCGTAACTCAAAACATAGGTTTGGATATTGCATTATGGGACAATCGACTGCAATTGAACATTGATGCTTATAAAAATAAGGTTAAGGATCTTTTGTTGCGTGTGCGGATACCAGCTATATCAGGTTATGTTACCCAGCTGCAAAATGTGGGGCAAACTTCAAACCGGGGATTGGAATTTCAACTGAATGCCATTCCTGTTCAACAGAAAGATTTCTCCTGGACAACTAATTTTAACATAGCTTTTAACAGAAATAAAATCGATAAATTGGCTACTGCTTCCAGTTATTTGCCTTCACCTGCCGTATCGTTTGTATCGGGGCAGCCATCAGATTATATTGTACAAGTGGGTAAACCTGTTGGTTCTATGTATGGTTATGTGTCGGATGGCTTTTATACTGTCAACGATTTCAATTACGATGTGGCTACACAGGTTTATACCCTTAAGCCTGGGGTAGCAGATGGGTCGGGCGTACTTGGAACTGCACAACCAGGTTGGATGAAACTGAAAGACCGAGATGGCAACAATATTATCAATGAAAATGATAAGGATATTATTGGCGACGCCACACCTAAATTTTCGGGAGGTTTTAACCAGCAATTCAGCTATAAAAACTTCGATCTGAGCATGTTTGTGAATTTTGTGGTGGGCAATGACATTTACAATGCCAATAAAATTGAGTTTACCAATAGTTATACGCCCAATACCAATATGCTGGCTGTAATGAAGGATCGCTGGAAAACCATTGACGCTAACGGCAATGTGGTACAGAAAGTTACTGTAACAGGTGGTGTGGCCCAGGTTACGGGGATACCGCCCGATCAGCTTGCGGCGCTAAATCAGGATGCAAAAATATGGCAGCCCATTACTGGTACCGGGGCTTTTTACCCAACTTCATGGGCTGTTGAGGATGGTTCGTTTTTAAGATTGAACAACATTACACTGGGCTATACTTTTCCGGTAAAACTGCTCAGTAAAGCTAAAATTAATAAGCTAAGGGTGTATGCTACGGCCAATAATGTGGCCGTGATTACCGGGTATTCGGGTTTTGATCCTGAAGTGAACGTGAGAAGTTCTGATCCGGTAACACCTGGAGTAGATTACTCCGCCTACCCACGCAGCCGTACCTATATTTTTGGTATTAACCTTTCCCTTTAA
- a CDS encoding rhamnogalacturonan acetylesterase → MKNLIKPIMKQTLKTLITSVALLFLLNSFKNQQRKITIYSIGDSTMCDFSSSYLAQFGGENYPIRGWMQIMPQFFNGDVVVHNAARSGRSSKSFRTEGHWKPVIEQVKAGDYIFIMFGANDQKPDTARHTDPTTTYRQNLLNYIKETKAKGAYPILFTSLVRRNFGKDGKLVDTYGEYVATVRSLAKETNVPLIDLNQKSADLVTKYGPEESKKLFLYIEPGKFSKLPEGKKDDSHLCVFGATEIARLAAQGLKEVKSPLATYLK, encoded by the coding sequence ATGAAGAACTTAATTAAACCTATAATGAAGCAGACCTTAAAAACCTTAATCACATCAGTAGCTCTACTGTTCCTGTTGAACAGCTTTAAAAACCAGCAGAGAAAAATAACCATATATTCTATCGGCGACTCTACCATGTGTGATTTTTCTTCTTCCTACCTGGCCCAATTTGGTGGTGAGAATTATCCCATCAGAGGCTGGATGCAAATCATGCCTCAGTTTTTTAATGGGGATGTAGTCGTTCATAATGCAGCCCGCAGCGGAAGAAGCTCCAAAAGCTTCAGAACGGAAGGACACTGGAAACCTGTTATTGAGCAAGTAAAAGCGGGCGATTATATATTTATCATGTTTGGCGCAAATGATCAGAAACCCGACACGGCAAGACACACAGATCCCACCACTACCTATCGTCAAAATCTGCTTAACTATATAAAGGAAACCAAAGCAAAGGGGGCCTACCCCATTTTGTTCACCTCGCTGGTACGCAGAAATTTTGGTAAAGACGGCAAGCTTGTAGACACCTATGGCGAATATGTGGCCACGGTACGCAGCCTGGCTAAAGAAACCAATGTTCCATTGATAGATCTGAATCAAAAATCAGCAGATCTGGTAACCAAATACGGGCCTGAAGAATCTAAAAAACTATTCCTGTATATTGAACCTGGAAAGTTTAGCAAACTACCCGAAGGCAAAAAGGACGATAGCCATTTATGTGTATTTGGGGCAACTGAAATAGCACGCCTTGCAGCTCAGGGGTTAAAGGAAGTCAAATCACCCTTGGCAACCTACCTCAAATAA
- a CDS encoding RagB/SusD family nutrient uptake outer membrane protein, whose product MKYIYKIFVFLAASVLVMGSVGCKKLLTTDSSTATSDAAVLKNTAQLNMVLTSAYRKLYFNNDGADRVYTGLPGLQMYVDLGGADILCHTNMGTNQLNAYNYDPVRSQFTGSSDAIWTMMYKIINQVNIIIDALPKADGNAELKQQILGQAKAIRGICYFHLIQNYQQTYILAKNKPGVILRLSSSDQPSMPRSSVEACYAQILTDLKDAKGLLADFQRPNKWTIDKNVVSGQLARVYLVMNDWPNALAEATTVYASFNQLMTKDQYRAGFDKVITAGYPEIIWAMKYTDTDNIGGSTQFNFWYNQDESYGEGFTDGPIYAFLDFFADGKYEQLFEKTEDRYQFWKRTKNASREWSTKWAYNKYKHYGDANGAVQGNTRPEVSLMRGSEMLLIMAEASARLGSGDALTYLNRLQRARGVIGVTTAAGGQPLLDAIYIERRKELLCEGVTGFYDLLRLQRPLIRYQETASYPEGHYTWGCSQLNGYVASAAQPTGTLPSNDYRFICQIPQLEMANNEVLKPSDQNPFSGN is encoded by the coding sequence ATGAAATATATATATAAAATATTCGTATTCCTGGCAGCATCTGTTCTGGTGATGGGATCTGTCGGTTGTAAAAAATTGCTGACGACAGATTCATCCACTGCAACTTCAGATGCTGCGGTACTAAAAAATACAGCTCAACTGAATATGGTGCTGACTTCGGCCTATAGAAAACTTTATTTCAATAATGATGGCGCAGATCGTGTATACACTGGCCTGCCCGGATTACAGATGTATGTGGATTTGGGTGGAGCAGATATCCTGTGCCATACCAATATGGGAACTAATCAGCTCAATGCTTACAATTATGACCCTGTCAGATCACAGTTTACCGGAAGCTCGGATGCCATCTGGACTATGATGTATAAAATCATCAACCAGGTAAATATCATTATTGATGCCCTGCCTAAAGCAGATGGAAATGCGGAGCTGAAACAACAGATTTTGGGTCAGGCAAAGGCCATTCGCGGTATCTGCTATTTTCATCTGATTCAGAATTATCAGCAAACCTATATACTGGCTAAAAATAAACCAGGGGTCATCTTAAGATTATCATCGTCAGACCAGCCTAGTATGCCCCGCTCTTCGGTAGAGGCTTGTTATGCGCAGATTTTGACCGACCTTAAAGATGCGAAAGGTTTGTTGGCCGACTTCCAACGCCCAAATAAATGGACGATTGATAAAAATGTGGTATCGGGACAATTGGCAAGAGTATATCTGGTGATGAACGATTGGCCGAATGCACTTGCAGAGGCGACTACGGTTTATGCCAGTTTCAATCAGCTAATGACTAAAGATCAGTACAGAGCTGGCTTTGATAAGGTAATTACAGCTGGTTATCCTGAAATTATTTGGGCGATGAAATATACCGATACGGATAACATCGGTGGCAGTACCCAATTTAATTTCTGGTACAACCAGGACGAAAGTTATGGCGAGGGCTTTACAGATGGTCCTATTTATGCTTTCCTGGATTTCTTTGCCGACGGTAAGTACGAGCAGCTGTTTGAAAAAACAGAAGACAGGTACCAATTCTGGAAAAGAACTAAAAATGCGTCAAGGGAATGGTCTACAAAATGGGCTTATAACAAGTATAAGCATTATGGGGATGCCAATGGCGCAGTACAAGGAAATACCCGTCCCGAAGTTTCGCTGATGCGTGGCTCGGAAATGCTGCTGATTATGGCGGAGGCTTCTGCCCGTTTAGGTAGTGGCGATGCCCTTACTTATTTAAATCGTTTGCAGCGTGCCCGGGGTGTTATTGGGGTAACGACTGCGGCGGGCGGACAACCATTGCTGGACGCCATTTATATTGAAAGACGTAAGGAATTGCTTTGTGAAGGCGTTACCGGTTTTTACGATTTGTTGCGTTTGCAAAGGCCTTTGATCCGCTACCAGGAAACTGCCAGTTATCCCGAAGGACATTATACCTGGGGTTGCAGTCAGTTAAATGGTTATGTGGCATCGGCGGCTCAGCCTACCGGGACTTTACCGTCTAACGATTACCGTTTTATTTGTCAGATTCCACAATTGGAGATGGCTAATAATGAGGTGTTAAAACCATCAGACCAGAACCCTTTTTCGGGGAATTGA
- a CDS encoding TonB-dependent receptor, whose protein sequence is MKLIIVLLTSAILQVSAASYGQNVTLKHDRAKLATVLNEIRKQTGFDFVFSDKVIAASRPVSINVQNVSIEAALAECFKDQPVTFTIDHKMVTIEKKAASFLSVLVNRLMADKLTGTIRDDEGNPLPGASIAIKGTSRHTITDKDGKYALDGAQKGDIIVVTYIGFVSQEIVWNGNSPLNVKMLSNVQGLEDVMVVAYGTIKKSDFTGSASVINSDKLSKVPGTGFAEALQGMGSGINVVNNEGNPGGDTRIQIRGITSMSGASNPLYVVDGMPYDGQLNSISPSDIESISVLKDAAASSLYGSRAANGVVMITTKKGKSSTPQINLRAAWGTSDNAVKNPVKADPYEQLLNTWEGMYNDQFYKYGMTKANAGDWASNNVLGKILKAVTNSAGQSSYVSPFRHINENYVLHDGNGHPYINPKLEMVWDPSDYDVYGAVYSRKLRQDYGLDVSGTSSSGKTNYLFSSSYLNDGGYASNQYFKRYTFRVNVTTEVNDWLQLGGNVAYSSSRQNTSGSMRAQTFSTTMSSPWLRNIDNTDWVYSEKTGKRMFDYGSYINNFFGIHPLNNGGDYWDNPNDEDFNNNQRNMISTRFFANVSLPFDVKFKSSLGIDNNSAKFFLYGSAVHGSGQMAPYGLTVLTSGGNATRTNTDATSITWNNLLSWEKKIGDHSLSALAGQELYNNNYLYNTSYGEGIMQIGQYELASTTKGWTANSYKDRFSLFSVFGKLDYNYQNKYYLSGSIRRDGSSRFHPDNRWGNFFSAGASWRISNEEFLKELSWINNLSFRGSYGTTGNDKLTLRRPDGIPGAEILYAYQGVFESDPLYGNAGLRPSAIASPELKWEGNKQLNVGLDFVIFKSITGSVEYYNRKSSDLLFYKLFPYSAQSGSANGKNTNLGNILNKGFEVALGADLIRNRNFNWRIDGNISTLKNEVTYLPGGSFTFANRAATYKMEEGHSVYDFYMVKNAGVNPDNGNMRYYVRDGAGGWKTTENYDGEVTTNDYQYIGSALPKAYGAVTNTLAYKGLDFSFMFYYSLGAKMFDFGYVERTALRGGVGVIQDLVQDRWKNPGDNALFPRWSNDNYSSTRKSSDFYVFTNNFVRLRNLTLGYTLPKKMTEKLGISIARIYIAGNNLLTFGSAKDRYSDPETGVLGNNYNGNTDTDNGVQGSRRIYMGGLQVSF, encoded by the coding sequence ATGAAGCTGATTATAGTATTACTGACTTCTGCAATTCTACAGGTAAGCGCCGCTAGCTACGGACAGAATGTAACCCTGAAACATGATAGGGCCAAACTGGCTACTGTATTGAATGAGATCAGAAAACAAACTGGTTTTGATTTTGTATTTAGTGACAAAGTCATTGCTGCATCAAGACCGGTAAGCATCAATGTACAAAACGTAAGTATTGAGGCTGCATTAGCCGAATGTTTTAAGGATCAGCCGGTAACTTTTACCATCGACCATAAAATGGTAACCATAGAAAAAAAGGCAGCTTCTTTTCTTTCTGTTCTGGTGAACCGGTTGATGGCAGATAAGTTGACGGGCACCATCAGAGATGACGAGGGCAATCCCCTGCCAGGGGCATCTATTGCCATTAAGGGCACATCACGCCATACAATAACCGATAAGGATGGTAAATATGCCTTGGATGGTGCGCAAAAAGGAGATATAATTGTTGTCACTTATATAGGTTTTGTTTCGCAGGAGATTGTATGGAATGGGAATAGTCCACTCAATGTTAAAATGCTGAGTAACGTTCAAGGCCTGGAAGATGTGATGGTTGTAGCCTACGGTACCATCAAAAAGTCCGACTTTACAGGTTCTGCCTCAGTAATTAACAGCGATAAACTGTCGAAGGTTCCGGGTACAGGTTTTGCTGAAGCGTTGCAGGGAATGGGTAGTGGGATCAATGTGGTGAACAATGAAGGTAACCCTGGAGGCGATACCCGTATACAGATTCGCGGAATTACGTCCATGAGTGGTGCTTCAAATCCACTATATGTAGTTGATGGAATGCCTTATGACGGTCAACTGAATTCTATTTCGCCAAGTGATATTGAATCGATCTCTGTGTTGAAGGATGCAGCAGCATCATCATTGTATGGTTCGCGTGCAGCAAATGGTGTGGTAATGATCACTACCAAAAAAGGTAAATCGTCAACACCTCAGATCAACTTACGCGCAGCATGGGGAACTTCAGACAATGCGGTTAAAAACCCGGTAAAGGCCGATCCTTATGAGCAATTGCTAAACACCTGGGAAGGTATGTACAACGATCAGTTTTATAAGTATGGAATGACCAAAGCTAACGCGGGCGACTGGGCATCGAATAATGTGCTGGGTAAAATACTGAAAGCTGTAACAAATTCTGCAGGTCAATCTAGCTATGTATCTCCTTTCAGACATATCAACGAAAATTATGTATTGCACGATGGCAATGGTCACCCTTATATCAATCCTAAGCTGGAAATGGTATGGGACCCGTCCGACTACGATGTATATGGTGCTGTGTATTCACGCAAGTTGCGTCAGGATTATGGATTAGATGTGAGCGGAACCAGCAGCAGTGGAAAAACAAATTACTTGTTTTCGAGTTCTTATCTCAATGATGGCGGTTATGCCAGTAATCAGTATTTTAAACGTTACACTTTTAGGGTGAATGTGACAACGGAAGTTAACGACTGGCTGCAATTGGGGGGAAATGTGGCCTATAGCAGTTCAAGACAAAATACTTCAGGTTCGATGCGTGCCCAGACCTTTAGTACAACGATGTCCTCGCCATGGTTGAGGAATATTGACAATACGGATTGGGTGTATTCCGAAAAAACGGGCAAGCGGATGTTTGATTATGGTTCGTATATAAATAATTTTTTCGGGATCCATCCACTAAATAATGGTGGCGATTATTGGGATAACCCCAACGATGAGGATTTCAATAATAACCAGCGAAACATGATTTCTACCCGATTTTTCGCGAATGTATCGTTGCCTTTTGATGTAAAGTTTAAAAGCAGTTTGGGAATTGATAACAATAGCGCCAAATTTTTCCTTTATGGCTCGGCGGTACATGGCTCCGGACAAATGGCACCTTATGGACTTACTGTGCTGACTTCTGGCGGTAACGCTACGCGAACCAATACCGATGCTACTTCAATAACCTGGAATAACCTTTTATCATGGGAAAAGAAGATTGGTGACCATAGCCTGAGTGCATTGGCAGGACAGGAATTGTACAACAATAACTATTTGTACAACACTTCGTATGGAGAGGGGATTATGCAGATTGGGCAATACGAGCTGGCCTCAACCACCAAAGGCTGGACAGCCAATTCTTATAAAGACCGATTTTCGCTATTTTCTGTTTTTGGTAAACTGGATTACAATTATCAAAACAAATACTATTTGTCGGGTTCCATAAGGCGGGATGGTTCTTCACGGTTTCATCCTGATAATCGTTGGGGTAACTTTTTCTCGGCTGGTGCCTCCTGGAGAATTTCTAATGAAGAATTCCTGAAAGAGCTGAGCTGGATCAATAACCTGTCCTTCCGTGGAAGTTACGGTACAACCGGAAATGATAAACTGACATTAAGACGACCTGACGGAATTCCGGGCGCTGAAATACTATATGCTTATCAGGGTGTATTTGAATCTGATCCGTTATACGGAAATGCAGGATTAAGACCATCTGCAATTGCAAGCCCTGAGTTGAAATGGGAGGGCAATAAGCAGTTAAATGTGGGACTTGACTTTGTGATCTTTAAAAGCATTACGGGTTCGGTAGAGTATTATAACCGTAAGTCTTCCGACTTGTTGTTCTACAAGCTGTTTCCTTATTCGGCGCAAAGTGGTTCGGCAAATGGAAAGAATACTAACCTGGGCAACATCCTCAACAAAGGCTTTGAGGTTGCGCTAGGGGCCGACTTGATCCGTAACAGAAACTTTAACTGGAGGATTGATGGAAATATCTCTACACTTAAAAATGAGGTAACTTATCTTCCTGGCGGCTCATTCACCTTCGCTAATCGCGCCGCTACTTATAAAATGGAAGAGGGACATTCGGTGTACGATTTTTATATGGTGAAAAATGCGGGCGTCAATCCAGACAATGGAAACATGCGTTATTATGTGCGTGATGGAGCAGGAGGCTGGAAAACAACTGAAAATTACGATGGAGAGGTTACGACCAATGATTATCAATATATTGGTTCGGCATTGCCTAAGGCGTATGGTGCTGTGACGAATACCCTGGCCTATAAAGGACTTGACTTTTCATTTATGTTCTATTATTCCCTGGGGGCTAAGATGTTCGATTTCGGCTATGTTGAACGTACCGCTTTGCGTGGTGGTGTAGGTGTAATTCAGGATCTGGTGCAGGACCGCTGGAAAAACCCTGGAGATAATGCCCTGTTTCCGAGATGGTCTAACGACAATTATTCGAGTACCCGGAAATCTTCTGATTTCTATGTGTTTACGAATAATTTTGTGCGCCTGAGAAACCTCACATTGGGCTATACGCTACCTAAGAAAATGACCGAGAAACTAGGGATTTCTATAGCCCGGATTTACATTGCCGGAAATAACCTGTTGACATTCGGATCGGCAAAAGATCGTTATTCAGATCCCGAAACCGGTGTGCTTGGAAACAACTATAACGGGAATACCGATACCGACAATGGTGTTCAAGGATCCAGAAGAATTTACATGGGTGGCCTGCAGGTCTCGTTTTAA